CTATCTGCTTATGTCAACGGTCAGCAGTACTATGGCAGAATGTAGCTTACCTCCTTTATGCAGCCTGGGCGCTCAGACTGGCCTGCCTTCTGCTTACAACCAGAGCCATCCCAGGGCCTCTGCAACCCACCTCCTGAGACCAGTGGGTTATTTGTTTGATGGGTTAACAAAGGGCTTATCACAAATCCCTGCGTTGACTCATTGCTGCCTCTttatgagggggagggatagctcagtgatttgagcattggtctgctaaacccagggttgtgagttcaatccttgagggggccacttggggatctggggcaaaatcagtacttggtcctgctagtgaaggcagagggctggactcaatgacctttcagggtcccttacagctctatgagataggtgtatctctatatattaatattttaatggcAACTGGCAAGGGGATGCAGCGTGGTTACAAAAATCTCCTGAATCTGCTATGAACATTCTGGATCTCCCAAAGAATCCCAGGTGAGGAATCATCTGAAAGCAGTGGACTTGCTAGTCATTAATAGTGTTGTCAAATGGTGTACAGATACTATGTGAGGAGttaggtgtgtatatatacagaaaatgtgtttaaactctgcaaagtctctctctctgttgggcTGTAAATGGAGCATTGTAAAATATCAGAATGCATGCTTGTTTAGTCAACTGTTAATAAAGAGATGTGATGTCAACAGAAAAGGAGCAAGCAGGTGAAAACAAGCTGTGGGGGATTATCTTGCCTTAGAGTAAAGACAATGAATTTCGGGAGTATACAGAAGACACCCCTTCATCCTGCAGTTTGACTTGTTTCTACTATTCTTACTACATTGCTCTTTGATAATAAATTGATTCCCATTGTCACTAATCTCAGTGCCTGTGGTCAAGTGATGGGCCTGAGTTGAATATGACAAACCCCTGTGTACAGTTTATTTGGGAAAGTGTTGAGTTGCACAGGCTGtgcactgtggggggggggggtggcgtgTACCTAGCTCTTCTGGTCCAGTAACTAGAGGGTGGTAGTGTCAGAGGGTGGCTCCATAGCAAAGACTGCCTTAAAGAGTGGACAGGGGGAAGTGAGATGCCACCTGACCAAGGGGCTCAATCAGTGTTTGTGCAGGCATTGGTCCCTAGTTAACTTAATAagcttttctctcacacacaaccCCCTTCCATATTTGTCTCCGGTGCAATTCCCCAGAGCTAAGTGTACCCTTTTCTGCATTGTGGTGTCACATGAGAAGGGAGTTGTCATGGGTCTACTTTCAATATGGTCTGTATTATACAAGTGCATGGGTAAAGGTGGTAATAAATGTGACAGAGGGTTACTTGTTACTGGCCTAAGACCTGTGCCCCATGCATGCTTATTTCTCTGTCAGCTTTTTGGGGGATGGGTGTCTGTGCCCCTTCAGCACTTGGCTGGGCGGAGGGACGGGGTTAGTGGAGTAATAATGCACATTGAGCACGGGCAACAACAAGCTGCTCGCTGTTGTGCGGGGAGACGCCCGCTGCAGGGCCGCCCAACCCTAGTCCGCGTCCCGCACACCAATCAGGACTCGGCGCCACCTGGCGGGCTGCACAGCGCATTTGGGAACAgcgttcccattggctggggacgCCACGGCGGGGCTATAAAGCCGGAAGCGGCTCACGCGCGAGAGAGCGGCGGCTGTTCCAGCATCCAGAGCAACCCAGAGGTCGGAGTAGCGTGTCCCGCCGCCTGCCCGGGCCCGGCTCCACCATCCTCCCCCGCCACGGGCAGTCGGAACGGTGAGTGTGAGGCGAAGGGGCAGGACTAGGGTGCGGCGTCCTGCCTACCTTGGGGGGGGCTTTCTGCCACCCGCTGTGCGAGCTGCAAGGGTggacaaaaaagctagagcctgGCGGGGCCGAGAACTTTAGGGGGACGTAGACGGAGCTATCTGACTCGGGGGCCCTCCAGCATGCATAGTGCAAGAATGAAATATATTGTAAATGATTGTTtaacggggggtgggagggatgcaGTCAGGGACTTGAAAGGGCGCACCTAAGAGAGAGAGCACCCCAACTGCCCCTCTCTGTGGCAGTACTTAGCAGTAGCTGGCATACTTCAGGGGCCATATTGGTTTAAGTAGCTAGCAGGGCTGGCTCAGTGATGCAACAGCTCTGGGCATCCCCCATTTagttcagcttgtgtgattgtgTGCATAGTgttctccataaatgaggaaaagtgtTCTTTTGGTCCACTCTTTGCCAATACAATAAGCACTCTGAGGTGTTACTGTCGCTTTGCAGCCacactatcccacagtgcaccagaaTGACTCcaataaagaaaagattctggactatcatggCAGGGGCAGAAGCTTATAGGGGCTCAAGCACTAGCAATAATGGGGGTGGCCCCTCTCCCCAGTGCTTGGTGCCAGgttagggagggggcagaaccctCACTTGACCAGGAAAATGGAGTCTCTCTCAAAatgctgtctgcacagaaaaTGGCCAAAACCCTGTCCCTGGGTAACTGATGGCCTGGCTGGTTCTCCTGCATGGAGAAAGGCATGGAAAATATGTCCTTCCACACTGTGGGCCTTTCTGCAGTGAGTCTGCCCAGGCCAGTCCTGGGGCAACCAGCggtcccctgcaccccccaactctgcagtcaaaTGTATTggaaaccccccccccgcctcccagaGCCTAGACCctttgttttacaaaacaggtttatgtaaaaAAATTGGAATAATGTTTGAAGGGCGACAGAACCATTTTATTTTGGGAATGTTACAAAACCTGTAAATACAGAACAAACAGTTGTGTTAAGGCACTGGTTCCCAAAAAAGAACACAATTTCTTCAGACTCCCATCAAAACAGCATCTGTAACAATTTAAACTAAACTAATCTGAACAAGTGACTCTCTGAGAATTCTTAATATTTTTCAGTCAGCAAGGCTATTTGGGAGTGCAAATCTTTTTATTCATGAAAGAAGTTCCTTCCTTGCATAAAATTTAAAGCAGTAGGTTCTTTTAAACAATCAAAAAATAATGGGCTTTCACAGAAAGCAACATGCAGAATCTTGAAATGGTATGGTATTTTCCCCATTCAGACAGGGAGTGGATGagccttctctcctctcctcaaagAATCAGAGTTTAATGTCCTGTGACTCTGACATTTTGGCAAGTGTTTTCTTCACTCTCAGGGCTGTCAGTCGAGAAGCAGGGTTGTGAGCCCAGCACTCTGTCATGAGTTTTCCCATTTGTCTTAGGCACTGTGGAAAGGAAATATAAGAGAGGCTCACAGCTGGGTTTATGGTTACATGGCATGCACTGCACTAAAATTCACTGGGTTTGCTACCTGCAGGTGGCTACCTGCAGGTGCAGTCCCTATCTTGGAACTGGTTATGCCAACTGCTGGGTGAAGAGTAGTGCCAAAAAAGACTGATTACACTACACCCTTCAACATGATTGATCACACCCATACTCTTCTTACCTCATCACTGCTCCATCTATTGGGGAATGAAGGGCGGAGCTTCTTGATGCACACAATCTCCCGCATGTCCTCATAGGAGGGGTCAGTGGGCACAAGATCATGGTATGGAAGCTGGTATTCTTCTACTATTCCTGAAAGAAATACATTCAGCTGTCATAAGCCTATTTCTGTGGCTCCTTTGTTGTTAAACTGAACTAAATTACCAACCATATGTTTGCCATTTACCTCCTGACACACATCTCCTTGTTACCTCCCAAAGGATGAGTCCAAAACTGTACATATCAGCCATGATGTATGACTGGAAGTGATTTCTATTCAAGCTTTCATCCAGCACTTCAGGAGGCATATAGCGCTTTGTTCCTACCCTGGTGTTTGGTGGTATGTCCACCTCATTTGTatcactaaaaggaaaaaaagagtgaAGCACTCAAATGCAGAACCAAGCTCTGTCAAGCTCAAGCCAGACAAtgcataaataataattaaatatagACACCAGTTCTAGATGTGACATAATATGTGGATTTAcacatggtaaagcagtgttattgaagagggagaggggagaagaagggggggggggacaaaaCACAGCTATACAGAAGTCAGTATGCACACAAGCCTGGCATCAGGAAAGAATTCACACACAAAGAAATTTTACTCACCTAATAAATTTAACTGCCAAGCCCAGGTCTGCTATACAGCAGGTTCCATTCTTTTTCACTAGAATGTTCTTACTTTTCAGATCACGGTGGGCAATAGCTGGTTTGCCTTGAGTACTGAAGATCTCAGTGTGCAAGTGGCACAAACCACTAACAGAGGAATAGGTCAATTTTAGCATGGCTTTTGAATCTAAGGTAGTGGATTTCAGATAATCATACAGGGAGCCATTCTCATGATAGTCTGTGATAAGATACAGTTGGGTCCAAGACCCTGTACCTTTAATGTCCGCAGCAATGAaccctgggaggagggaaaaatattttcagattaatATTATATTTTTGGGGGCTTTTGAACACCACACACAACTCTAAATGATCGTTCAGCTTCTTTATCCTGTCTATTGTATTCAGTTAATAAGGATATGAACCATATCTGTATCCAAGAGGGGAGGGCACTCACAACTGCTTGTGCAAGGGAAGGTTGCACTAGGAACATAATTGTCTGGGGAAAGAGCTCTGTACAAAGTGCATAACAAACAAATACCCTGAGAATGACTTCAGTGTCTTATTTTTCAGTTCTATGtggtgtcattttaaaaatgtcaatgcAGTGACCTGgagttttttttaacaaaaaaaaacaagcaacccAGATACCAGCCTCCCAAATCCAGTTACTTAAAGCAGTATCATCTCTATCTTTTATCACTCACCCAAAATGTTTTCATGCCTCATCAGGACAGTCTGATAGATTTCTGTCTCTCTGAACCAGCTGGCCTCCTCAGTGGTGAAGAACACTTTTACAGCTACCTTTTCTCCACGCCACTTTCCCATCCAAACTTCTCCATAGCGACCTTTGCCTATCTGTTTCACCATCTGAATCTGCTTTGCTATAGTCCTTTGGACCTGTTAAATCCCAAGAAATGCAGTTTAAGTATACTCCACAACAAAGTCAGAAGCCTAAATCCGTATTTAAATAACCAACAGAGCGGACCATTATTCTGTAGCTATCTGAGATGCTCCTGTTTTCCTCTAGGGGCCTGGCTCCCCAGGCAAGCTCCCTCTTCCACAATGCATCAGGGGGCTCCCATGATGAGTAGGCCAGTGGCGAGACCCCCGGTGCATCGTGGAAGATACAGTACAACCAGGGAGTCTAGCCCtcaggaaaactgaaaaattttggcaaaatcaacattttccaaaggaaactacatttacttttgaaaaaacggggacagaaaattcccaaccagctctaggaACCACCCTGAttttccaaaatgctgtgtacCCAGCAGCTCTTAGAcaacagatgctcagcacctttaagAATCAAGACAGGGGTTTTCAGAATGTCAGCCACAAGTTTTTAGTTAAAGTGCAAGAGTTTGTGCACTGACATCAAGTAGCTTCACTCTGAATAAAAGCTAGATTCAAAGCACCAGTTGACATATACCAGAAGTTTAGTGCAGCCAACAGCATTGCAGAGTAATCTCTGATGGGGATGACAGATCAGATGCAGAGTTAAGGAAGACTGACTGCTCATACACTAAACAAAAACCTGTTATGACTAAGAAGTCCACCTTGGGCAAATACAGACTAACTTACCCTTTCAGGAATGAGACATGTCTGGAGGCTATATAATCCTAAAAATTCACAGGGTAAAAGTTAcagcgtcctgtggcaccttatagactaacagaccatGTATAGAGCTAATCAACCTCTATTTCCCAGTCACAAGATAGTACAATAGAATATTGAAATAGCAGCTGCTTGTGCCTCAGTAAATTTTAATTGAGTCCAATGCAGCTGCATCTTCCTACATCAGGCATTAATAAGACCTTGGTCATTAGTTACAATTTTCTAGATAATTAAAAGTCTAGATTTTTGCCTTCACCCACATAAAACTCAAAACTCTCATCTGAATGCTTAATGAGTTACATTAATTCAATGTGCTCCCAAAACATTCTGATAAACAAGGctgctaaaaataaatattcaaaactGGATAGCAAAACCATTAGGTactcttttgttttctttgaaatTGATTGGAATTCAGTGGAAGCTGTCATATTCCTTATGGTTCCAGCAGCTGGCCCATTTGATAATGCAGAATAGGACTGAAACTGTTCAGCTCCAGTCTGAATGCATGTGAAAACAGGAGCATTCTAAACCTCTCAGGTAAGGTCTGTTTAtgtttaaactattttaaaaaatggaaaaaataaccaaACCTATGTAACAACAACTCTGATTTGCATACAAATGTAAGCTGAATTTTTACAGTCTGAGTATTATCACACCATCAGATGGCGGCTTCAGTGCAGTTATTCTGACTTATACCAGTGGAAGCCAAGAACAGAAATTGAGCGTAAgttgtttttaaactgaattatTCTCCTTTATACTTTGAAGTAATGACAGAAATAGTTCTATTACACTGGACTCTTTCTTTAACATTTTGTAATGTAATTTTAGCATTGTTGCTTTCCAATTTGCCTACTTGAAAGAATGCATCCTGAAAAATAATGGAATTACATCAAGTAACTTAATTTGTGTAAATATATGTAATGGCATCATAAAGCACATGCAATTATGATATTTAATGAGGAAAAGTTCCTTATTAAATTAtattaagaaaatgaaaatcacatTTCTGTTACGAGTTTTCAAAAGGCAGAATACTACATGGAAGACCTTAATTGGTTTCTTCCtgctagagctggtcaaactATTTATTGcgttcaatttattttatttcatgcaTTTAGTTCTTTTGCTGTTCATAAATGGCTTGTGATGTTTAAAAAGATGCTTGTTATTCTAAATTGTTTGACAAACAGTGAACAGTCCATTAATTTttcaatatttgtatttttctacACAAACAATGACATTGGTCAGCTAAGGAAATAGGGCATTTTGCTTCTCTTCTCTGACAGGATGAGCTAAACATTTACAAACCACTTCCACTGTTGcttgaatagaattttgtttttgttttgcagctGCTTGGAGGCCCACTGAGGTAAATAGAGCTCTGCCTGGATGCAGAGATTTGCCTGTGCAACCAAGCTTGCAGTGTAGGAACTGTTATTTACAAGTTTTTTAAATGCTTCCACAGGACTTAGAAGTTGAATGACAACCTGCAGCAAACTTTTATGCTAGAGATAACAATCTCCTAAAAAACCCACCCAACAGCTCACAGTGGTTTATACTCTATAATAGCAACATTTACACTACCTTAAATATATGGGCATGACCAAGAACCACCATAtaattataatacaaataaatcagagagagaaaatgaacaagGTTGAATGTCAGAGTAACAACACTATCCTGCTAAAGGTTTCGCTTTGTTGTAACCTTTGTATCCAATATAATAAGCGAGCTACAAAAGAAAGACAATATTGTTTATCATAAGGTGGCATTTTACAAGTTCTAAAAAAAAGTATGGTTTGCATTCTCTGAAACAACTTTAAACGTTTTATAttggaaataaataataaagaagctggaaataaacacttttaaaatgcagGGTACTGTTTTTCACCACACATTGCTGTACATATTTGTTACAGGCATAGGCATCCCCTCTTGGACAGTAAGTATCAATCCATGCACGTCTAAGCTGCATATTGCTGAGGTAACTATCTGACAAACACAGCAAACGTATATTATGATGTTCATCATAGCAAAAGCTTTAAGAATGCATTGCAACTTCCATCATGGACCTGTTTTCACGGTCTTATAATTTTCTTAGAAAATCACTATTGGAGGAAAATCTGTTCATGACTTTTTAGTTAGGcaaaggagcaggagggagggaggaatattTCCTGATTTATAAAAGAAAAC
This sequence is a window from Gopherus evgoodei ecotype Sinaloan lineage chromosome 5, rGopEvg1_v1.p, whole genome shotgun sequence. Protein-coding genes within it:
- the BMPR1B gene encoding bone morphogenetic protein receptor type-1B — protein: MGWLEESNWQLHISLIMLLSMHTKASVLDKPYLRSSGQLNLENRKEDGESTAPAPPQKPLQCHCNHHCPEDSVDSTCRTDGYCFTMVEEDESGGRTIASGCLGLEGSDFQCRDTPIIHHRRTIACCTDEDFCNENLHPTLPPLKNRDFVEGNIHHKALLISVTVCSILLVLIIIFCYFRHKRQETRPRYSIGLEQDETYIPPGESLKDLIEQSQSSGSGSGLPLLVQRTIAKQIQMVKQIGKGRYGEVWMGKWRGEKVAVKVFFTTEEASWFRETEIYQTVLMRHENILGFIAADIKGTGSWTQLYLITDYHENGSLYDYLKSTTLDSKAMLKLTYSSVSGLCHLHTEIFSTQGKPAIAHRDLKSKNILVKKNGTCCIADLGLAVKFISDTNEVDIPPNTRVGTKRYMPPEVLDESLNRNHFQSYIMADMYSFGLILWEVTRRCVSGGIVEEYQLPYHDLVPTDPSYEDMREIVCIKKLRPSFPNRWSSDECLRQMGKLMTECWAHNPASRLTALRVKKTLAKMSESQDIKL